The genomic segment CGCCACAGCACCGTCCATGCCTTCGCTGGCGACTGCATCGGTGCGAGCAATAATGTAGAGGTGGCGTCTTGCCTTGCGGGCGGCAGCGATCTTGGCCGCCATATCGGTTGGATCGGCGAGTTTTTTATCGTTCAGATGACCGCACTTCTTGGGAAGAATCTGATCTTCGAGGTGAACGGCCGCCGCGCCTGCGTCCTCGAACGTGCGCACCATATTCATGACGTTGAGAACTTCGCCGTACCCCGTGTCGCCGTCGACGAGCAAAGGCAGTCCGGAGGCCCGGGTGATCTGTTGAATGAAGAAGGCAACTTGCTCGACCGTGATGATGCCGGTGTCCGGCAATCCCATCGAGGCGGACATCGCGGCGCCCGACAGGTAGAGAGCTTCAAAGCCTGCTGCCTTCGCTTCCAGCGCGGAAAGACCATTGTAAGCGCCAGGCAATCTGACGATGTCGGGCCTTGCGAGCAGCGCCCTGAAGCGATCCCCCGCTGGCACGGCGCTATAGGTTTCTCCCACGAGATAGGTCACGGCTTCGTTGCTCCTTCACAGCAGTCAGCTACGCCTACGGTGCTGATTTCTTGATGTGAATTGCAATTTTTGCTATGATAATTGCATAATTTGCAATTATAGGTGGCCCGTGTCGACCGACTTTGAATCGCTTCGCTCATTTGCGGTTGTGGCTGAGCTGGGCTCGTTTCATGACGCAGCGCAAACGCTCAACATCTCCGCGCCGGCGCTGACGCGACGCATCCAGAATCTGGAGAAGAGTCTTGGGATCGAATTGCTGGAACGCACGACGCGCAACGTTCAAGTGACGATTCCCGGGCGGGAGTTCCTGCCGAAGGTGCACAGGCTGCTCGATGATTTCGACGCGTCCCTGGCATCGATCAAAAACCTATCGGCGCAGCGAACCGGCCGCCTCGTGATCGCCTGCATTCCAACGGTCGCGCACTATTTTCTGCCGCGCGTCATCGCTCAATTCAATGCGCATTTTCATCAGGTCCGGATCCGGATCGTCGACGAAAACGCCAATGCGGTGATCCATCGCGTGAAGCGGCAAAATGCCGATCTTGGGATCACCTTTCTCGGCGGACGTGACTCGGATCTCGAATACATCAACCTCATCGAGGACCCTTATGTTCTGGCATGCCGACATGATCATCCGCTGGCATCGAGCAAGCGCATCGCTTGGCGTGATCTGGCGCCATATCGTTTCGTCACCGCCAATCGTCTGAGCGGAAATAGGCTCGTGATCGATCGCGCGCTGCAGAATGCGGGATGGCATCCGAACTGGTTTTATGAAGTCCAGCACCTGCCGACATCGTTGGGCC from the Beijerinckia sp. 28-YEA-48 genome contains:
- the prpB gene encoding methylisocitrate lyase, producing MTYLVGETYSAVPAGDRFRALLARPDIVRLPGAYNGLSALEAKAAGFEALYLSGAAMSASMGLPDTGIITVEQVAFFIQQITRASGLPLLVDGDTGYGEVLNVMNMVRTFEDAGAAAVHLEDQILPKKCGHLNDKKLADPTDMAAKIAAARKARRHLYIIARTDAVASEGMDGAVARAKLYLEAGADGIFPEALTDAEMFKEFARRMPGVPLLANMTEFGRTPFFSAADIEAMGYRMVIWPVSALRAAAAAHRELYQSIKAHGGTREQVGKMQTREELYELINYHAFEALDASIVKTVVPAAL
- a CDS encoding LysR family transcriptional regulator, which encodes MSTDFESLRSFAVVAELGSFHDAAQTLNISAPALTRRIQNLEKSLGIELLERTTRNVQVTIPGREFLPKVHRLLDDFDASLASIKNLSAQRTGRLVIACIPTVAHYFLPRVIAQFNAHFHQVRIRIVDENANAVIHRVKRQNADLGITFLGGRDSDLEYINLIEDPYVLACRHDHPLASSKRIAWRDLAPYRFVTANRLSGNRLVIDRALQNAGWHPNWFYEVQHLPTSLGLVEAGLAVAALPRLAFPTEPPPTLTSRPLIKPQVHRTISVIRHRGASLSRVAEAFLDILRETVKQKDFVG